The genome window GTCGCAGAAGCCCTTTCCTctgcctccatctccctctctctgtcctctgccAGGCTGCTTGCCCTCACGACTCCCGTGCCTCCACCCCTGGCCCTCTgccgtctcctctccctctccctctgcctctccatctCCCGCTCGCGCTCTCCGTCGCCCCTGCGTAGGCTCCTCTGTTCGCTGATGCCCATGTCGGAGCAGGTGCGGTGGATGGGGGTTTTGCAGAAGCCATCCAGGCCCTCTGTGATGCTCCGGGAGAGGGGTCTCCTGGGAGGCGGTGGGGTGCCGTCTGGGGAGTGGGTGACCACAGACGGAGGGAGGTAGGAGAGTCGGCCTTTGTAGGATCGCAGGGACGCTATGCGCACAAGGGTGCCCAGGGTGAAGCGAGCCGAGCCCAGACCACGGTACCTGATGCAGGGTAGAGGAGAGGTACCATGGTTTAAAGTGGTCACTACGGGTAGAATCACAAATGGTGCGACATATGTAGGCATGTGGTAGTTTGACTTTAAAAATagagaggaaaaacacacacacacacacctctcactCTCGATGTCCACATCGGACACAAAGCCCCATGCAACGGACAGGAAGGAGAACAGTCTTCTGGGACTGGCAATGCGGCCATTGTGAGAGGGTCCGGGGCTGGTTGTCACAGAGACCAAGTCCATTGGTCGCACCCCACCCCGACAGAGCAGAAAGCAGCAGTTGAGTAGGAGGGGCTCCCTAAGGCACATGTCATACCTGTGGGAGGGACGACAAACAACAATAGGGCACTTCCTGTCAGATAAAGAGAGACAATCGTTCGGTACACAATCCTTTAGTAACATTGGTCTAGATAAACAGGGCATGATTAACTCAAGCTTATTCCAAGAACTAAAAGCCTTCTATTGTTATACAGAGACGACAACAATATTAATCTTTTCCCTGTGACATTGAATAATCGTAAAAAATGAAAAGTCTCCAATAGATTGTGACTTTAGTTGTTTGAGAATAGATGCAGAGAAGAAAGATGGTTGAAAATGCCTAATAACAAAAGCAGTTACAATGGTTTCAGTAGATTGCTCCAAGGAGATACGATACAGTTCGGTCTCAACATGTCATATCAGGTCTTATCACGTCAGAGTGTCTGAAGTCCTAAGGTTCACCTCGATGGCCACCGATGTGATAACCACATGCGGAGTTCTCTTTCTTTAGCTTATCATTTCGATTTAATATCTGTCAACAGCGTCCACCCTAATCTCTCTTTAAGGACTGTCATCAATTCAAAATTATTTTCGCCTATCACGTTAACTGTGAACTGACTTCAGTGAGGGTTAGGATAACCTTTGACGCACAAGCATTCCATATCCAGATTATCCCGGCATACACAGTGTTGCCATCAAAACGCATATTCAACCCAAATAAAACTTGATTGGCAACGAAAGGGACCCACACATACCCTGCATTGTGGTTGATCGAGCCAGCCAGTGCATTTCCAGAGCCACAGGGCAAAATGCCCACAGGTATCTTTATTGCTTGTTCCCAGTCGGGGCGCTCCATCAGGCCATTAATCACCTACAGCAagcaaataacaaacaaacaaaggccaTTTCAAAAAAACTAACAACATAGTAGCCGCCTCTTCccagacactgaacagaaatacgATGCAAACCTCATGCAGCAGGCCGTCTCCAGAGATGATAATGATGCCATCCCATTCGGGGAGGGAAATTTCTCTGATGAGCTCCCTTGCATGGTTCTGACGCTCTGTAGGGAACACATTCAAATGAGTCAGCTGTTAACCAAGGAACTCACTTAAGTCAACCATCATGTTCATCTCAGCAAGCTTTAATCTTTGCTTTGTGTGCATACATCTAACCTGTTTGAATTAGGTTGTAGCTGATGTTAGCTTCTCTGACCATTGGCAGAATGTGGGTCTGGCACCACTGCATTGCCTGGCCCCTCCCACTGAAGGGGTTGACCAATAGCATTAGCCGTCGTGGACGAGGTAGGAGACTTCTTGAAAACTCTAGAAAAGGGGGCACGCAAGAATGAAATCATGCATCAATTCAATGATTGTTCAGTAGCTTTGAAAAACAATCCCGAATGTAGGCATCAGCAAGCTAACAGACATTGTTTCAGGACCAAAACATGAGCGCACCCAAACCTTTAGAACCTTTAGGCTGAGGCAGACACGATAAGGAAGGCGATAACAGATAGGAATTTGCAACAGTGAAAATAACAAAGACTATAGGCACAAAGCGGTCGCTAGtgctgtctctccctgtgtttccaCCTTAACATGGCAGCTGTGGGTGTATTATTGGGGCTTAAAGTGCTCTGTGATAGACACAGATGGActgatttagttttagtttatTCCCGGGAAGGGGAACAAACGTTATGGAAATTGCATCAAGGGGTTAATGATGATCAATCTCACGTATTTACATCACATGGTCAGCCAGTTCCTGCTGAGGTCACATcaggtcttgtgtgtgtgcgggttcaTGCACGCATGTGTCCACATTGAGGAAAACACACTGATGATTGGTTGAGGGAGGGTACGAATTGAGAAACAAGGGTCAACACTACGATAGGAGAATGCTGAAATAAGAAGATGGTACAGATAGCTCCAAGCTGGCGTAAATAAAGAAGTGCCCATGAAGCAGGGCTTTGAGATCTACTTGGGTGGGGTTTTCTTGGGGGCATATAGCGATGGGATTGGGAGGGACGTCTGGACTAGCTGTCAGGGGCgacccctctctgtctctacgtTTACCACAGTGCGATACAGACCGTGTGTGCACGGGAGAGATAAGACGACaggacagaaagacacaaaAAATTAGGAAGCTTTAccgaaaacaaaagaaaaaacacactaAATGCTAACACCAATGAAACAATCACAGCCTTCTGTTAGAGGTATTATATGCATTTTATTACTTGAAATTCGAATGCATGGGGAAAAAAAGCAATCTAACCCATCAATAATATTCTTAGCTGTACTGCATGACAATCTTTCACACCAGACTTTTGCCAAGTTATTTAGAAATTAGGTAATTCTTCAGTGAACATTCCAGCAAGCTAGCAGCCCACAAGCCTGTACACAACACCATCAATCACACAGATCTGCACAACATGCCACTTAACCGCACTGACTCACCTGTGTCAGCAGTTACAATCACCCCTCTCAGCAGACACTGGACCGCGGCCGACCACCGCTCTGCTTCGGGTCTGCTCTCAGCCAGGTAGGCCCTTAGTTGTCTGCGCCGGGAAACCCCTTTCCGCCGCTTCCCTGGGGGATACCAGTAGAGCACTAggagggccggggccggggcccgaGGGCAGCTGCACCCCACCAGCTCCGACAGGGGCAGCAGGAGACGGGCTTCCTTCCCAGTCCGCGGCGACAGGCGCTGGACGTGGATGTGGGTGTGCGTCAGGGTCAGGGCGTAGTTAGACGCTGTAGACAGGGTGGGGGAGGCGGCCGGAGAGAGCCCCCCAGGACCGCCAGGGCTATTGGGACAGCTGTTATTGTTGCTGTTACTGCCTGATCCCCAGCTCGCAAACTGTCCGTGGAGGAGGGCTTCGGCGGGGGGAGGGGCATGAGGCTCAGGAGATCGCATCCTTGCGGATTTGACTCACAAGGTTCAGCAGGCAATTTCGAAAAAACAAGTCTCTGTATTTACAAAGGACGGACTACTTGGAGTTCATACGATTGGAGGATGGAATTGAGCAATCCTTTGCTCAGAGTTTGAGCCTTTTATCCATTCAttaggaaaaataaatatataataatcttGACAAGCCAAAAGGTCACTTCAAAATATATTCTTCCAGTTTGAGGAAATTGCTGGGTGGAGTATCAAGCAAGTGACAATGAAACTTCTCAAAAGGTCAGAAATAGTGCTCACTGATTTAGTGTGATCTAAAAGTGCTACTCAGTTTTGACAGTTTGTAACTGTTAAAGTAAACCTAAAAAAGGATTAACAAATAGCAGTCCAAGATCTTCCCTTGAGATATAGAGCAGTGTAGGAACTCTTACTTAAATTACTAATAATTAAAACTACATAAATGACTCATGTGAAACAATTGGCATTAAAATGAAGACTAACCAAAACAAATCTTAGTGATTTCTTTTAAAAGTCCCAGTTTAAGGAGGACGTATATTACcatcattttatttcatgaGTGAAGGGATGAGGTTTGTGTGGTTAACAGTAGAGTGACATGTcgtccccaaacacacacacacgcatcatatTCTAAATGTGGCTTTTACCTCTGAAGCCAGATAGAAACAATGACGAAGAAATGACAAACAATACAAAGAACGAcaacaattaaaacaaaaaacaaacaaaacagaaacagcTCCAGTGGGGTCCTGGCGTTAGGTCATATTGAAGTCTTCCTAACGCCAAGCGTCATGTCCCCTCCCATAGACGCGTATGCCTGGACAATGGAGGGGAACAGAATCAGCCGCAGACAATTACCCAACTGTTGCAAACACTTCTGATCAAAAGTGGAAGTTGGACAATGACGTTGAACAGGAGAGCAATACCTCAGAAATGTCACTTCATTGGAATAAGACATGACTCACAGGTCCTCAATTGGCCTTTGTTACTGGCCTAGTGGTTGAGCACAAGAAATATAACTTTTTGGATAAGAACTACATTTATCTCTTACACCATTTATTTTACCAACAATTGATATCACTCACTGTACAGCCAAGTACATGCAACATGAACTGATTTATGCTAAAGAACTGGCATCTGTTTAATGTCATGCATCACTCCTGAGAATTATGTCAATGAGTCTTACTTCCATATCCTCATTCAACTAGTACGAGTCAATATTTTTGGAACATAACCTCAGCTGTCTATGCACCCTACCCAAATTAAACTAGTTTAGTCATTGCAGACGACTTGTATTTAATACGTTGAATGTTATATAAACAGCAGCCAGAGGCAATCGATACTGGAAAGAAGTCCAAGACTGATAGACAGAGGAAAAGATCTTGACAAGCTGGGTGTAGAACAGACATTAGTAGGCTCACTTTGTCTGGTACACAATGGCATTGCTTGTTTAGGAAGGTTTCCCAAGCATTTTAATAGACCATTTAGTAAAACCCGAAGGTAAGTTACACACACCTTGTGTGTGACAACAATGTTGTTTCAACTTCCGACCTGCCACCCATCACACGTTAGCTTACTGATGGGCAGCTAACCCAGCTCTACTGGCCAAAGACCCCAACCCACACTTAAACTGTTTTATTTAAGACATGCATTCAAGTTAAGGAACATTGTGTCACCGAGACTGGAACTTAGATTTACCtttttaataaagtgaaaacTAAACGTTGACCTGGGAGTTGGGGTTAGCTTCACCGACTAGCGAGTCAGACGTCAGTGTTAGCCGGGATAGCCGGACATTTGCTAGATAAGAAAAACACTAGCCCCTTTTCCATCTTTCACCATTTAAAAAGTACACGCAACAAAAAATAGCACATAGGTTTATAATAGTTATTGCCTGACTTGGTTTACCCACAGTCAATCGAAGACGCACCAACGCAACGTTAGCGATCAATAACGGGCAAAAGGATCAACATTTGGAAAATCCGCAGGATTAGATTTTAAACGCATTAAAGTGCTAAAGCAGATCGAGAAACACAAAACCCAgggaaaatgtatacatttccattaAAAATTACCTCATTGCGACTCGACCGGGACGAAAAGGGGTCGCTGGACTCCTGTGTTGTACAGAGCTTCAGGAAGTATGGAGGCGCAGCACAAGAGCCAAGGAGGAAGTCCAGTAGTGATAAGGAAAAATTGCAACACCCACCCACATTCTCCAATTATTAACCTATTATCATTTATCCACCAGGTTACCATACAAGATTCTTTACATACCCCAGACATTTATACTGCTCAATATCAAAAATTGCCTGAACGTTACTTTAATGTTTTTCAGAAACTTACTCCAGTAGTTCGTGCTATTTACACAAAGATTGAAATAAGGTAGgcttttaaaaagaaaacagacCTCAGAAAACAAATTCCATTCTTTTATATATCCAATCTTTATTTGAATCAAATTGCATGGAAAACAAAATGGACTGGTTAGTTCTTTTATTTGCTTCCTCCACGGCCACGCGCCCTTTCGAACTTCCTGCCCTTGGATCGGATGTAGGGCCTGAAAATAGAGGATAAAAGGTTAGCTTTGATTTCACAATATTAATTATATCTGAAGAATGTCTAGGGTCAAGTAAACAACTCCACTGGAGATGAAAAAAACATGTCAGGGATACAACTTCTGATATATGCAGCCTAAAATAGAAATGAAAGCCATTTCTAGAACAATCTTTGCGTGTATAAATTATATAAACATAGGAATGATACGTACTTGCTGTGGCTGTGAGGAGTTCCAGGGGCTTTCCCAAAGTGCCTGTACACCTCCCTGGCCTTGCGTCGTCCTGTAGAATAGATAATTTATTATTCCTGCACAACCTTTTGGAAATGTTAAGTGGTACACCTCCAGAGCATGTTAAAGCATTACTTGGCAAATGCACTCTAACATTACACAGCCAAATGCTTCATGAGTTTCCAGCCATCTAAATGTTATCTTTACTAAATATATTTGATATCCCCTGTATTTGAAGTAGCCATTTGTCTTTAAAACTGACGACATTGACTGCAATAATCATGGACCTAAATGAGCCAACACTGTATCAGTTGCCAAATGTAATAACACTTCAAATAATCCAATTAACTAAATTATGGAGGATAATTTACTACCAAATTCCCACCACATATTGTTTGAAAGCTTGCATGAGTATAATGATATGACAGCATCTTAAATGGATCAGAATTCCACTAGAGGAAGGTAGATAATCACAGACATCTTCAGTACAAGTAACTTTAGTAGTTACAATTTCAGCGCATTGTCAAAGAACGAAAAAAGATGGATTAGCCTTCAACACTCCCTAGGAAAAGCAATCCCTAATCCAAGTAAGAGGTTATGGTAGCCTCCTGTAAGAAAAACATGCCAATTTAGTCCCTGTAAAATTACATACCAAGAATAATCTACCGAAAAATCAATAACTGAAGTCGTGTTTACAGCAAAATAATGTCCGGTACCACCAAAGGCAGGAAGTGATGTGGACGGGTAGTGATGTCATTAGGACATCAGGAATGCATCCACTAAAAGCTATTTTCCGACTTCATCAAGAACACCCGTGACTCAATAGATAAGACACATCTCAAAAACAAAATACCAAACCACAAAACATGACATTCCTGCGATACcgaggagagagtgagtaatCACCTGAGAGCAGCACGGTTCCCTGTCCCTTGGGGGCAGCGAGAGCCAGCTGGTCAAAGGTCATGATCTCACCACCGGCCTTCAGGATGCGACGGCGGGCGCCATCAGTAACCCTCAGTGCACAAACCTGGAGAGAGGTGTAAACCCGCCACATTGTTAGGAAGACTCTTGGACAGTTGAGATTATCCTGTTAAACTCTATGATATAGCTATCTGTTTAACTAACTTTTGTTTATTGAAGTCCAATttatatcaaaaaaataaaaagacaattGGATTTGGCACTATACCTTGAGCTTGGGGATGTCCTGAATCCTCACATCATCGGTAATTGTTCCCACAACAACCGCGGTTCTGTTCTCGCGTCCAGCCAGCCTCATTTTGCGAATctaaaaatgtaatgaaataaaCAATGCCATTATAATAATGACGATGAGCCATCAATTTTAACTACCAAGGCCTTGTTGATCTACCATGTTGATAATATTTCAgaagttaaaaaacaacagcatgaCTCAAGATTTTTTAAATTGGGGGGAGGGCATGCTTTTCACAGCAGCAAACACAAACTTCGGATTCAGTCTCAACTGAACATGGATAAAAACATGCATCTTTATTTTAAGCTCAGGCAACTGGTTAACACTACATAAGCATTATGGCCTTGTATATTACAAGATCATTACTGTGTCTGTTAAAAGTCTTTAACAAATGACATTCAAAAACTTCTCATATCTAAAGATGTAGGTCAAGACAGTAGACAAGGGGGGAACACTTACCAGGCTTGAGACTGAGAGGGGTGGCCTGTTGGTCTTGCTCATGAAAAGCCTCCTGAGGACCACCTTGTTGAAGGGAGCATTTGAACGACGGGCCAGAAACCTGTACAACTAGGGACAGAACACAGATGTTAAGTTATAGTTTCGGTGGATAACGTAATCTCGAGCTTGAGTAACCAGTAGTCAAgttaaaatacactttataCAACTGATGGCTCACCTTGACCAGGAGCCTCAGGTAGATGTCCTGACTTTTTGGCTCCTTTCTGTGCACCTTACGGTCCTTGTTGTGTCTGATGTCGACTCCCTTCAAaggagatgaggggagggggggaacggTATTATGAGTGCAATGCAAGGATTCGGTCACCTAAGCGTGCATGTCAATACGCCGCTGATAAATCAAAAGCAATCAACTCCGCGTGAAACGAAAACAGGCATCATTACACCGAGGCGTATTATTATGACCATTACTAGTTAGCTGAATGGCTTTTGGGTAGAACACGTTGGCACTGCGGTAGCATACATTTTGTATTAGTTCCTGTTCAGTCAGAAATGCTTAAGCCGCAAATATATCCCTTGTTGGAAATATATTAGAACGTACGAAATAGGCTGAACAATATACATGATATGTACTATAACGTGGAGTTACTGGTAACATTAAGCCATGAATCGTTAAGACTGGGGACACCGTTGCCTACGCGAACAGAGAAAGATAACATGCATGCATATTTAGCACAATCAAAATATAACATTTGTTTGTCTCGTTAATGTTTCAGGGTGAGGACTCATTTGTTTTGAGGAGAACAGGGATGTATAACAAGGCGGATGATCATGGATAGTTTATGTAGTAGCTTCTAAAATGCCGTAGCTTCACCTACCATCTTGGACTTGGAGCGAAAAGGAAGAAGGAAGAGCGGAGGTCTCGCGATACACAATTCTCCGTAATCACGGGCTCCTCATTGGCTATTGGGCTTCTGCTTCCGGCACAACGGGTCAATTTGTAGTGTcgtcagagaatgtctaatataaGTAgacgtagacgggctctggtgtCGTCGTTTAGGATAGAGCTTCCAGAGGCCTTGTGAAATGATATAGTAATTCAAATAATTCATtcgatttattttattattactttatttaaaattgtcatggttttattttattgaaatcaCAAGCTCTTTGTCCAAGTATAATACAATTCATTGAGATGTACTTGTCTGCTGCTGTCTGAGGTGACACAAGTAAACAGTCCACATTAAGGAGATGCCTCCAACAAACACTGTCCGTGCCACCGGAGGGACCAGGGCAAAGTTCAATGCCTGAGAATGTGAGGTACAAAAGACAGAAAGTACAAATGGCAGAGTTTATTATTGGTGGTTATTATTATGGATTGTGtagattattataaataatgcaGACAATCTCACCTGCATTGTAGACCAGTAAACCACTCCAGTCTGGTATACACACATaacaagacagagagagtctaATTGCACAATATATAATTACATAATAACATTAATGTTTGCTAAATATATATCAGTGGATATTCTTATTAGATAGCCTTTTCAGCTACCTTGTATGAAGTCCAGAATTTGCCCCTCCAGTCTTCTAGGGGGTCCTCTTTTCTTTCTAGTAGGCTGAGGCCTAATACAAAATACAGACACTTTTCAGATCGAGGAGTGCACACCCTGACTTCCAGGACAGAAACAAAGCCATCCACAGCAAACAGGTGTATTCATGATAGAATCATCACTTCTACTCACCTATGAAAAAGGCACTGATGGTTGCAGGGGCTGCAACAAGCTGATCCAACCCCACTTTCAGTGTTATCTTTCGGAGCCCGCCCCCTGGCAGCAGTCTTTCAAGACCCCTCAGCCAATGGTAATTAAAGTTGGCATGGAAACAGAACCCGACAAGTGCCACTTTGGCTGTCTGGGACCAGTCAATACCAGCCGTACTTCTGTCTGCCGGTGGTGAATCCCCTGATTCGGAGGCTGCGGTGCTCGGCCCAGCGCCCCCCAGCACACTCTGCTGGAGGATATCAGCAGAGGCAAACAGTGCTGTGTATCCCACCATGTTGCTGACGTACGGGTGAGCCTTCAACAGGGCCCAGGCTCGGCCCATAGTGGCAACACTgtggaccaatcagggcattagTAGAGGCCCTGGTTGGTGGATGTGGGGCTATGCTCATTCACAACCGAGCCACTGGGTGTCACTGTTTTAGCAGAACCGCCTCTGTATCCTTGTGACGCGTGAACATTGTCAAACGGCAAACAGTGTTGCGGCATTCAAAAGTGTTAAGCACATTTcctttttaaataattaaaatattcaaataaGGTACTGCAGTACAATAACCGCAAAATGTTCTTGAGAGGTTCTGTAACAATTGATTACTGAATTGTTGTCATTTCATGTTGTAAGTGTCAGATGAATGTAAGCATACCTTTAAAACAGGCTCTTCCCAATAACTTAgccacaaagaaagaaaaaaggcgGTTTTCTTTAAGCTTCACTGGTTGATAACTAGACATATCATTTTACGCTGAAAGAAGCCCTCTCTCTTGGTCAAAGGTTGGCCGCTGGACCACAGAATGCATGATAAGACTCTATCAGCAGACTGAGGAAGAATGTTAGGAAACACCACATgtgaactatttatttaaaaggtAATAGTATGGAGTAACTCACAGTAGATTTAAGTATTTTTATTCAGATCTGTTATGATAATTAGCCTCATTGTTTTCATTTACTGTCTATGGAACGGTGGCTGGAGACTTACCAATGAACAAACGGCCCCAGTGGGTAAAGAGAAAAGGGGAGACCAAACCATTATCCCGGTAGTGCCTACTGGTCTGAGACACATGGGCTGACTATAAATAGAGGCCACTCCTGTTGCAGCATGTGCAGCCCCTCTTTCTCATGGTATTTACACTTCTAGGCACATCTAAAACTAATCTCCCTCCAGGGCCTATAACCTAGAGCACGaaacattttaatatttgtGTTAATATGTCAAATTAGCGTTTGCTAATATGTCAAAAAAGCCTTTGCCCTATGGCACTCTGATTAGTCTTGATAATATTGAGtcctataggcctacagatcaAAACATGAACCATCCCCAGATATGGAAGCAGAAAACAGTTTCACAAAAACAATTAGTGCTAGGATTTGCTTTTTATGCACtcactttctttctgtctcttgtgGCTGTTGAGGGAGAACAGCCTATTCACTCCTTTAGAGCCATAGATATGTAAAACTGAGTGGGCTCCATAGAACTGTAAGGATAATTAATGCCAGTAGCAACCATGTCGGCTCTTCGTTCTGAGAATGTGATAATTAGGGCCAGTTTAAGCAGATCAATGAAGGGCTTGGGAACTGCCTTAActggcgtgtgtctgtgtctctttgtaTTTAACAAGCTGCCTTTAGTGGGCCAGACAATGTGTACGTGTGCCCACACTTCCACAAACGGTTGACTTCTCTGATAATTGGCTCTCCCTATTTTTATGTTTCCAATAGTCTCTCACTCTGACTCACACATCTGCGTACACAGACccctgacacacgcacgcacaaacacacacacacacacacacacgcacgcatgcacgcacgcactcactcacttactcacaaacacatccacatgcacacactctcacacacacagacacacacacacgcacacaaacacagacactctctctctctctctctctctctctctctctctcaaacacacacacagaaggacacacacacacacacagaatgatcAAAACCGCCTCTCTCGACACTAATTCACTCACCTTGGGGTGAAGCTTCACAGCAGATGCAGACATAGAGATACAAAGCAACCTGATTACTATCAAGGTAAGCCTGATTTTCTGCTAAAACAAAATgatcaaaatgaattaaaacaATTGCATTGAGCGGACACATACATCCATGATACATACGTATAATTGATTGAATCTAGCATCTTGAGTGATTCATTAGCCATGCTCAGTGTCAGTTTATTACAGTAAATTCCCTGTAATAAACGGACATTTTTGACCATTGTACAGGGTGCAGGTATTCCTTCTTTAAGTGCAA of Gadus macrocephalus chromosome 11, ASM3116895v1 contains these proteins:
- the si:ch211-120k19.1 gene encoding mpv17-like protein; the encoded protein is MGRAWALLKAHPYVSNMVGYTALFASADILQQSVLGGAGPSTAASESGDSPPADRSTAGIDWSQTAKVALVGFCFHANFNYHWLRGLERLLPGGGLRKITLKVGLDQLVAAPATISAFFIGLSLLERKEDPLEDWRGKFWTSYKTGVVYWSTMQALNFALVPPVARTVFVGGISLMWTVYLCHLRQQQTSTSQ
- the sphk2 gene encoding sphingosine kinase 2, giving the protein MRSPEPHAPPPAEALLHGQFASWGSGSNSNNNSCPNSPGGPGGLSPAASPTLSTASNYALTLTHTHIHVQRLSPRTGKEARLLLPLSELVGCSCPRAPAPALLVLYWYPPGKRRKGVSRRRQLRAYLAESRPEAERWSAAVQCLLRGVIVTADTEFSRSLLPRPRRLMLLVNPFSGRGQAMQWCQTHILPMVREANISYNLIQTERQNHARELIREISLPEWDGIIIISGDGLLHEVINGLMERPDWEQAIKIPVGILPCGSGNALAGSINHNAGYDMCLREPLLLNCCFLLCRGGVRPMDLVSVTTSPGPSHNGRIASPRRLFSFLSVAWGFVSDVDIESERYRGLGSARFTLGTLVRIASLRSYKGRLSYLPPSVVTHSPDGTPPPPRRPLSRSITEGLDGFCKTPIHRTCSDMGISEQRSLRRGDGEREREMERQRERERRRQRARGGGTGVVRASSLAEDREREMEAEERASATRCMSEDQCVMERGAGNEDEREEEEGVEQDSSEMEEDERGKDTEGGVSSAGVERELGETHDLDLGREADEEVEACLSLQEARKTVRKNSAPSSQIANTLFNQPLGQQADPESSTSYGVEEMDLNGTYFQRDPYPPDPRERSLTISSPFRHSPFSRKPKPLDQNQNVTRPRPLSLLQHSHSNSLPPKLPSLSLSLSPTPPSSPSCASPHASSYLVPRPNTPGSTSPSPSFRLPSSSFNFDLADPTGSLKNRPFASPFNPPRDDLLPPLDQPLPTRDWVTIEGDYVLVLALYQTHLGADLHAAPQARFDDGLIHLTFVRAGISRATLLRLFFAMERGTHHSLSSPYVSHVSCRAFRLQPLSTRGTLTVDGELVPYGPLQAQVHPSMARLIVGNSGEKITRF
- the rpl18 gene encoding 60S ribosomal protein L18 — protein: MGVDIRHNKDRKVHRKEPKSQDIYLRLLVKLYRFLARRSNAPFNKVVLRRLFMSKTNRPPLSVSSLIRKMRLAGRENRTAVVVGTITDDVRIQDIPKLKVCALRVTDGARRRILKAGGEIMTFDQLALAAPKGQGTVLLSGRRKAREVYRHFGKAPGTPHSHSKPYIRSKGRKFERARGRGGSK